A genome region from Desulfurella sp. includes the following:
- a CDS encoding methylated-DNA--[protein]-cysteine S-methyltransferase, which produces MVVLENKIDRIVFVKKSDTYEQTPLQKIFSMVFNKKDLSMFDYDLLNWENLSGEQKIVYNYLKQFNGTITYKELGEKFGFHQRKVAYLMKINPFVYVIPCHRVIAKNSIGGYQYSVELKKELLDFEKNAKRSLQYGFI; this is translated from the coding sequence ATGGTTGTACTTGAAAATAAAATAGATAGGATTGTTTTTGTTAAAAAAAGTGATACATATGAACAGACTCCTTTACAAAAAATATTTTCTATGGTATTTAACAAAAAGGATTTGTCTATGTTTGATTACGATTTACTAAACTGGGAAAATTTAAGTGGCGAACAAAAAATAGTGTATAATTATTTAAAACAGTTTAATGGAACTATTACTTATAAAGAATTGGGTGAAAAATTTGGTTTTCACCAAAGAAAAGTTGCTTATCTTATGAAGATAAATCCGTTTGTATATGTTATACCATGCCATAGAGTTATTGCAAAAAACTCAATCGGTGGATATCAATATTCTGTTGAGTTAAAAAAAGAGTTATTGGATTTCGAAAAAAACGCAAAAAGGAGTTTGCAGTATGGATTTATTTGA
- the secA gene encoding preprotein translocase subunit SecA: protein MIGNFLKKVFGTQNERVLKSIEPLVLKINEKESTYKVMSNEQLQAAYKKLQIDYESGKSLDDLLVDSFAITREVANRTLSMRHFNVQLIGGIVLHQGKIAEMKTGEGKTLVSTLPIVLNALTKKNIHLITVNDYLAKRDALWMGPIYKFLGLNVGVIQQENKSYLVEFEDEKTFKTKLIPCERKDAYLADVTYGVNSEFGFDYLRDNMAYSKDEWVQRGFYYAIIDEVDSILIDEARTPLIISGPSGTPTKVYYEVDKAVSQLTKDDYEVDEKLKTAVLTDKGVEKIQKLLHLDNLYDSKNIEIIHIVNQSLKAHTLFLRDRDYIVKDAKVIIIDEFTGRMMPDRRYSDGLHQCIEAKEKVKIQEESQTLATITFQNYYRMYEKLCGMTGTADTESREFKEIYNLDVVVIPTNKPMIRIDRQDLIFKTHKEKINAIVNEIKTRYEKGQPVLVGTTSVEKSEELHKILIKMRIPHMVLNAKHHEKEAEIIAQAGKKKAVTIATNMAGRGVDIKIDEEVAKLGGLFILGTERHESRRVDNQLRGRSGRQGDPGESRFFLSLEDDLLRIFGSERIQVIMDKLGIQEGEAIENKFVTRAVENAQKKVEEYNFDIRKHLLDYDNVANTQRSVIYRQRKEILESESVKDTILDFIDDVISSIVDSYLENMIDLKALKLKFKQIFNLEINIDENEKDREKIFNQLKNLVLTAYKEKEDILQDQMRDLERNILLQVLDSSWREHLKNMDALRESIGLRGYGQRDPLVEYKKASFEMFEDMINNLKEECLSTLFHLKIVFDN from the coding sequence ATGATAGGTAATTTTTTGAAAAAAGTTTTTGGTACACAAAATGAAAGGGTTTTAAAGAGCATTGAGCCTCTTGTTTTAAAAATTAATGAAAAAGAATCTACATATAAAGTTATGAGCAATGAGCAATTGCAGGCTGCATATAAAAAACTTCAAATTGATTACGAAAGCGGTAAATCTTTAGATGATTTGCTTGTTGATTCTTTTGCAATAACAAGAGAAGTTGCTAACAGAACGCTTTCAATGAGGCATTTTAATGTACAATTAATAGGTGGCATAGTGCTTCATCAAGGTAAAATTGCTGAAATGAAAACAGGCGAGGGCAAAACGCTTGTTTCTACGCTTCCTATTGTGTTGAATGCACTAACCAAAAAAAATATACATTTAATAACTGTAAATGATTATCTTGCAAAAAGAGACGCTTTGTGGATGGGTCCTATATATAAATTTTTAGGTTTGAATGTTGGTGTTATACAACAGGAAAATAAATCGTATTTAGTTGAGTTTGAAGATGAGAAAACTTTTAAAACAAAGCTTATACCCTGTGAGAGAAAAGATGCATATTTGGCAGATGTAACATATGGTGTAAATAGTGAGTTTGGCTTTGATTATTTAAGGGATAATATGGCGTATTCCAAAGATGAGTGGGTACAGCGTGGTTTTTATTATGCTATAATTGATGAAGTTGATTCAATTTTAATTGATGAAGCAAGAACGCCACTTATAATATCAGGTCCAAGTGGTACTCCTACTAAAGTTTACTATGAAGTAGACAAAGCAGTAAGTCAGCTCACAAAAGATGATTATGAGGTAGATGAAAAACTTAAAACAGCTGTTTTGACAGATAAAGGCGTAGAAAAAATACAGAAACTTTTACATTTGGATAATTTATACGATAGCAAAAACATAGAAATAATACATATAGTTAACCAATCACTTAAAGCTCACACTTTATTTTTAAGGGATAGAGATTATATAGTAAAAGACGCTAAAGTAATAATAATTGATGAGTTTACGGGCAGAATGATGCCAGATAGACGTTATTCAGACGGACTTCATCAGTGTATTGAAGCAAAAGAAAAAGTTAAAATTCAAGAAGAATCTCAAACGCTAGCCACCATTACATTTCAGAATTATTACAGAATGTATGAAAAATTGTGCGGAATGACAGGCACGGCAGATACTGAAAGCAGAGAATTTAAAGAAATATATAACCTTGATGTTGTGGTTATTCCTACAAATAAACCAATGATAAGGATAGACAGACAGGATTTAATATTTAAAACACACAAAGAGAAAATTAATGCAATTGTTAATGAAATAAAGACAAGGTACGAAAAAGGTCAACCTGTACTTGTTGGTACAACAAGTGTTGAAAAATCTGAAGAGTTGCATAAAATCCTTATTAAAATGCGTATACCGCATATGGTATTAAATGCCAAACACCATGAAAAAGAAGCAGAAATTATTGCTCAAGCAGGCAAAAAAAAGGCAGTAACAATTGCTACAAACATGGCTGGTCGAGGTGTTGATATAAAAATAGATGAGGAAGTAGCTAAACTTGGCGGTTTGTTTATACTTGGCACAGAACGCCACGAATCAAGAAGGGTAGATAATCAGCTAAGAGGTAGATCAGGTAGACAGGGTGATCCTGGAGAATCGAGGTTTTTTCTTTCATTAGAAGATGATTTGCTCAGGATATTTGGCTCAGAACGCATTCAAGTAATAATGGATAAGTTAGGCATACAAGAAGGTGAGGCTATAGAAAATAAATTCGTTACAAGAGCAGTTGAAAATGCTCAAAAGAAAGTTGAAGAATATAACTTCGATATAAGAAAACACCTACTTGATTATGATAATGTGGCAAATACTCAAAGAAGTGTAATTTACAGGCAAAGGAAAGAAATACTTGAAAGCGAAAGTGTTAAAGATACAATTTTAGATTTTATAGATGATGTAATAAGCTCTATTGTAGATAGTTATTTAGAAAATATGATCGATTTAAAAGCACTTAAGCTAAAATTTAAACAAATTTTTAATTTAGAAATTAATATCGATGAAAATGAAAAAGATAGAGAAAAAATATTTAATCAATTAAAAAACTTAGTACTTACAGCATACAAAGAAAAAGAAGACATACTACAAGACCAGATGCGAGATCTTGAGAGAAATATATTGTTACAAGTTTTAGATTCTTCATGGAGAGAGCATTTAAAGAATATGGATGCTTTAAGAGAATCAATTGGGCTTAGGGGTTATGGTCAAAGGGACCCTTTAGTGGAATACAAAAAAGCTTCTTTTGAGATGTTTGAAGATATGATAAATAATCTCAAAGAAGAATGTTTATCAACCCTTTTCCATTTAAAAATTGTATTTGATAATTAA